Proteins encoded by one window of Hafnia alvei:
- a CDS encoding YtcA family lipoprotein, whose amino-acid sequence MQKLATKYIKFHSEKAIGLVVIILSLTGCSCAPSIVLFGASFPDWLICSGIGVIAMTLMHTMLRKGEHQCWLEPAVIVYPCVTALSAMLTWLLFFTH is encoded by the coding sequence ATGCAGAAATTAGCGACTAAATACATCAAGTTCCATTCAGAAAAAGCGATCGGTTTAGTTGTTATTATTCTGTCCCTAACGGGTTGTTCCTGTGCACCATCAATAGTTCTGTTTGGCGCATCTTTTCCTGACTGGCTGATATGTTCAGGCATTGGCGTTATTGCTATGACACTCATGCACACAATGTTAAGGAAAGGCGAACACCAGTGCTGGCTTGAGCCTGCCGTGATTGTCTATCCCTGTGTTACCGCTCTCAGCGCAATGTTGACTTGGTTGTTGTTTTTTACCCATTAA